TTCAAATTTTACTATATATAATAGCATAATTTTTAAATTTAGATTCTTGGAATAAAAAAGATTTGTTGTATCACTATATTTAAATTTTATAATAATTATTATGAAAAACTGTATAAATATTATAGGCCCTAAAATTTACACTGAAAAAACAACTATTGAAAAAGGTATTATTTCAATTATAGATGGTAAGATTTCTAATATCACTTCAATAAACGATAAGAATAACAAAAAAACCACAAATAATAGTAAAAACAACTTAGTGGAGCAATACAGCTTTCCTAAGGATACTTTTATAATCCCAGGGATTATTGATATACATATGCACGGACTATATGGTTTTGATATAATGGATAAAAATGAGGATGCCCTTTTTAATATCTGCAAAATCCTGCCAAAAGAGGGTATTACTTCATTTTTGGCAACAACAGTCACAGATAATAATATAAATATTGAATCTACATTAAAGAGAATTAAGTGTTTTAAGCAAAATGAACACGCAGGAGCTAATTTATTAGGAGTAAATTTAGAAGGCCCCTTTATATCTAGAGAAAAAGCCGGTATTCATAACAAAGATCTAATACAAAATCCAAATATTGATCTCATAGAGAGGTGGCAAAAGATAAGTGGCAATAATATCAAGATTGTAACAATAGCACCAGAACTAAAAGGTTCTATAGCATTTATAGATTATTTATCAAAAAATAAAATCATCCCATCAATAGGACACACAAATTGCACATATTTACAAGCGGATAATGCCATAAAAAATGGTGCACTACTTGCAACCCACCTATTTAATGCAATGTCCGGTATACATCATAGACATCCTGGGGCGGTACTTTCAATACTTGATAATAATAAAATCTGCGCCGAGTTGATTGTAGATGGCTATCATTTATGTGAGGAAATAATTAGGTTTTCCTACAAAATACTTAAGAAAAATAGAATAATTCTAGTCAGTGATTCAATTGGCGCTAAAGGTTTGCAAAGTGGTTTATACAATTTTCATGGCAATACTGTTAAAATAGACGGCAAAAAAGCTGTCAGTAGAGAAGGAATATTAGCAGGTAGTCTCCTTTATATGAATGAAGGATTAAAAAATATGAAAAAATTTACAGGGGCAAAAATTGGGGAGCTCATAGACATAAGCTCAGCTAACCAAGCAAGACTATTAAACATTTATGATAAAAAAGGCTCTATTGCAATT
The DNA window shown above is from Deferribacterota bacterium and carries:
- the nagA gene encoding N-acetylglucosamine-6-phosphate deacetylase, yielding MKNCINIIGPKIYTEKTTIEKGIISIIDGKISNITSINDKNNKKTTNNSKNNLVEQYSFPKDTFIIPGIIDIHMHGLYGFDIMDKNEDALFNICKILPKEGITSFLATTVTDNNINIESTLKRIKCFKQNEHAGANLLGVNLEGPFISREKAGIHNKDLIQNPNIDLIERWQKISGNNIKIVTIAPELKGSIAFIDYLSKNKIIPSIGHTNCTYLQADNAIKNGALLATHLFNAMSGIHHRHPGAVLSILDNNKICAELIVDGYHLCEEIIRFSYKILKKNRIILVSDSIGAKGLQSGLYNFHGNTVKIDGKKAVSREGILAGSLLYMNEGLKNMKKFTGAKIGELIDISSANQARLLNIYDKKGSIAIGKDADLVVLNKEFDVLMTVCMGKVAYINNNVVSK